TTACACAATTAGAATGGACATTAATACTTTTAGATCTTTATGTCGTCGATTAGTTGAAATGGAAGTCATAGAACATGATAAGGTAATTAGTGTTGAAGAAGTTGTTGTCATGTTTCTATGGATAGTTACACACAACCAACGAGTTAGAACTGTGGCTGAAAGATATCAACATTCAGGAGAAACTGTTTGTTGTCAGTTTGGTAAAGTGCTAGATGCATTGTGGTATTTAGGAAATGAAGTAATAAGGCCTCTTGACTTTAACACTGTGCAAgcagaaattcaaaataattcaAAGTATTTCCCATGATTTAAGGtaaattttatttgttaattttaataatataccAATTATAATTCATATCAATTTAATTGATGTTGGTAATGATTTATCTAATTTGTTCTGCAGGATTGTGTTGAAGCAATTAATGGTACTCATGTAAGTGCAGTTGCACCAACTCTAAAACAACTTGCATTTAGAGGAAGAAAAGTAGATGTAACACAAAATGTAATGGCTGCATGCTCCTATAATATGATGTTTACTTATGTCTACGCTGGATGGGAAGGAACAGCCAATGATTCCCGAGTGCTTCttgatgcaatgagaaaagatgATAACTTCCCTATGCCACCACAAGGtattaaaataaactaattttgatacattataattttctttcaaatgttcttatatattaataatttcttTTAATATAGGAAAATACTATGTTGTTGATTCTGGTTATCCAAATATGTCTGGGTTTCTAGCACCATATCGTGGTGAACGTTATCACTTGCGTCGTTTTAGAGGAAGAGGGAACCATCCTAGAGGTGCGATGGAGTTATTCAATTATAGACACTCATCATTGCGTAATGTGATTGAACGTTGTTTTGGACTTCTAAAAGCTAGGTTTCCAATTTTGAAGTCAATGCCTCCATACTTGCTTGGAAAGCAACGTCGAATACCAATATCATGTTGTGCTATCCATAACTGGATTAGAATGCATTTTATTAATGATGAAATGTTTGAACAATATTCAGTTGATGCCAGAACTGTAGAAGATATTGAAGGAACTGAAAGCCCATCTAATACAACAACTGAAAACCAACAAGAAGGAGATGGAGCAGGAATTTCCACCAAAGTTGAATTTCATTCAAGCTCATATGGCCCAGATGGAAAATGTTAGAGATGACATTACTGGACAAATGTGGCTTAGTTATAACAACAATacttaaataattgaaaaaaaatgtaactttaatttataaaaaaaccaAAATTAGTAACCATGCAATATTATTATGAATATAATCAATgtactattattaaattttaattttgatttatcaatattattaatttttacttaatcaagtttatttaaaaaatcaaaatttaatataatacaacctatatatataaaattatatatattctgtttctgttatattttcaaatttattacCAATCAcaaattcagttttttaaaattcaaaaacaatttaCAGACAGTGAACTAAACACATTTTCAGAACACATGTTTTCAATAACTAAATTCAgatttgataactctacaaaatagagttattttaccactttttatgtgttaattgttgcttaattcttgagtttttaattgatttattaagtttttaagtaattttgaatttattaggattattttgattttatatatttttgtgtgtttttatagttattttgttgtagttaattatttaagttGTTGTGTTTAGAGaagtaaaaaaatgtgtgttttattgaaattaaatgttaaattaaattaagttgtaattaatattttcaaataattaatatggtttatcttacaattgaaaatattttatcatgacttaatttatattattttgtgtagGTAATATGTTGCATTTTTGTGCTTGAAAAGAATTAAAactgaaaaagagaagaaaaatgtggcatttttgtaaCCCATTCGGCCCACCACCAGCCAGGCCCGAAGTCACTAGCCACGTTCAACCACCCAGCCTCCCTGAAGCTCCAGCCCTTCACGCACCAAGCAAGCCACGTGGCAGCATCACCTTGACTCCCAGCTCTCCTCAACACTCAGCACATCACGCCTCAACCGTGCACTTCCTTCCTTCAGCAAAGAAGGCCCAGCGCCCAAGCAGCTGCTTGCCAGCCGTGGCCCAATTTGCCAGCTTCGGCCCAGCATTCCTTCAGCATCAGCTGCCACGGCCCATCATCCTGCTCCCTGGCCCAATCTGAAGCTTCCCAGCCGCATGCTCCTCAACTTCAGCAAGTCCTCACTTCAGCTCAACCATACCAAAGCACCATCTGCCTAGCCCAAGTCAACCCTGCCAAAGCCACAAAAATAAGacccaaaaatcatgtttttattcccaatatttttcactcaaatatcaattcactcttccctatttttcttacctaaataaacattcctaattcattttttttaccctaacttttcactaatcttttacccaaccaaacatttcatctttccaatactcttacacttactctatttatcctaccacttcccaacacaattaaattaatcaatttatttattttaatttgattaatttaatctccatattttgcctataaatagagtcttgtaagaccatttggggagctcttcttcatcttttcaacctcttccacacttcatatttttctctcttcttttcactattttctctaccattttcatcttttgaagagcatgtcaagtatgttattttgtaatttttatttcaatctagttatgagcttctaatctttttcaaaggttattaagatgatg
This genomic interval from Humulus lupulus chromosome 8, drHumLupu1.1, whole genome shotgun sequence contains the following:
- the LOC133795333 gene encoding uncharacterized protein LOC133795333 codes for the protein MDDSDEEFEILFGDTSSSSSEELIGQVIMLNRLQEMQKSQQIRRPLHTSDMSRRQYLLELLNGHPDRLFYTIRMDINTFRSLCRRLVEMEVIEHDKVISVEEVVVMFLWIVTHNQRVRTVAERYQHSGETVCCQFGKVLDALWYLGNEDCVEAINGTHVSAVAPTLKQLAFRGRKVDVTQNVMAACSYNMMFTYVYAGWEGTANDSRVLLDAMRKDDNFPMPPQGKYYVVDSGYPNMSGFLAPYRGERYHLRRFRGRGNHPRGAMELFNYRHSSLRNVIERCFGLLKARFPILKSMPPYLLGKQRRIPISCCAIHNWIRMHFINDEMFEQYSVDARTVEDIEGTESPSNTTTENQQEGDGAGISTKVEFHSSSYGPDGKC